Proteins co-encoded in one Papaver somniferum cultivar HN1 chromosome 5, ASM357369v1, whole genome shotgun sequence genomic window:
- the LOC113280622 gene encoding pentatricopeptide repeat-containing protein At2g34400-like gives KQCDSFKLLKQMHSQMIINSITDKQNYLLSKLIDLKVNYDYTLFFFSHISKPNDLSYLIIRALTNTWHDYSLTLQLYFEMKGFGIEPNNFTYPFLLISCANLPSLSIGRLAHSCVVKLGLELDSHITHSLITMYSRCGDICLEREVFDAITERDLVSWNSMISGYSKMGCSREAVGLFKEMRMKGCEPNEMSVVSVLGACGDLGDLSFGKLLEGLIEEKGFELNTFVGSSLINMFGKVEPRSLSYHVSFAGCVKCRESSLQIFNH, from the coding sequence AAACAATGTGATTCATTCAAATTACTAAAACAAATGCATTCTCAAATGATTATAAACTCAATCACAGACAAACAAAATTACCTCCTTTCTAAACTCATTGATCTCAAAGTAAATTATGATTACACTCTGTTTTTCTTTTCACATATTTCTAAACCCAATGATTTATCATACTTGATTATCCGTGCTTTAACTAATACTTGGCATGATTATTCACTAACCCTTCAACTTTACTTTGAAATGAAGGGTTTTGGTATAGAACCTAACAATTTTACTTACCCATTTTTATTGATTTCTTGTGCTAATTTACCGTCATTAAGTATAGGTAGACTGGCACATTCTTGTGTTGTGAAACTTGGGTTGGAGTTAGATTCTCATATAACTCATTCTTTGATTACTATGTACTCAAGGTGTGGTGATATATGTCTTGAAAGGGAAGTGTTTGATGCAATAACTGAGAGAGATTTGGTCTCTTGGAATTCGATGATATCGGGTTATTCAAAGATGGGTTGTTCTAGAGAAGCTGTGGGTTTGTTTAAGGAGATGAGGATGAAGGGGTGTGAACCAAATGAAATGAGTGTAGTGAGTGTTCTTGGAGCTTGTGGTGATCTAGGGGATTTGAGTTTTGGGAAATTGTtggaaggtttgatagaggaaaaGGGATTTGAATTGAATACATTTGTTGGTTCGTCGTTGATTAATATGTTTGGAAAGGTCGAGCCTAGGTCACTTTCTTACCACGTTTCCTTTGCGGGTTGTGTTAAATGTCGGGAGTCATCACTACAGATTTTCAATCACTGA
- the LOC113278484 gene encoding uncharacterized protein LOC113278484 — protein sequence MSKHLANDYPAVEETISGVRVYIELKNLAKRAGHYSGNYTTHRTCDKGYGMTSMDVVCFLLLNMQSLDSLLLSKHIALFKQLPYYLHPHSETGKNGRYGRQLVCRVCDTLTKMCFIFLKCEELSCRIFEMLVSMAPDRYIQQKFEGGVVFVEEFGGNPIRLFLVTRSISKFGGNLPTIFPGSFRNYYERGKVVSTTTEQSVMRIKFEDQFPNGGWLNDLLNTTIFSPPGAASSLVETFLDISTDANVQFETSGDKINVVHKKCPCFDHRRLSFDRGKKSRITWKELSDACWILATRIDQFAIVMRKHLIIGNGNEFLKELHDDMCCFSKQAIVGLANVGIHQVDNLYCNISKADNLVNLAPRGFCIDNNSSIALLNTFALKMWYIIAVQIWKPPWHLPDWKYSCWELISLHKPSLSRLWKPSWLAVAESNDVSVMNSGNQLEDKFHFKGLGILKCDSIFWVDIFRNQFSLIIQLEDKLCLKGLGMLRHQYQLVILGIRICSLICY from the coding sequence ATGTCCAAGCATCTTGCGAATGATTATCctgcagtagaagaaacaatTTCAGGTGTGCGTGTTTATATAGAGCTTAAGAATCTAGCTAAAAGAGCGGGACATTACAGTGGAAACTATACTACACATAGGACATGTGATAAAGGCTATGGAATGACAAGTATGGATGTTGTATGTTTTCTGCTTCTGAACATGCAATCTCTAGATTCATTATTATTATCCAAACATATTGCCTTGTTTAAACAACTTCCGTATTACCTACACCCCCATTCTGAAACCGGGAAAAATGGAAGATATGGAAGGCAGCTTGTTTGTCGAGTCTGTGATACCCTCACAAAGATGTGTTTCATATTTCTAAAATGTGAAGAATTAAGTTGCCGAATCTTTGAAATGCTAGTTAGTATGGCCCCGGACAGGTACATCCAACAGAAATTCGAAGGAGGTGTTGTGTTCGTCGAGGAGTTTGGCGGTAATCCGATTCGATTATTTCTTGTTacaagatcaatatccaagttcgGAGGCAATCTACCAACTATATTTCCGGGTAGCTTTCGTAATTACTACGAGAGAGGTAAGGTAGTCTCAACCACAACGGAGCAATCTGTCATGAGAATAAAATTTGAAGATCAGTTTCCTAACGGGGGATGGTTAAATGACCTCCTTAATACCACAATCTTTTCGCCTCCTGGTGCTGCATCATCGTTGGTCGAGACATTTCTAGATATTTCTACTGATGCAAACGTCCAGTTCGAGACAAGTGGAGACAAAATTAATGTTGTTCACAAGAAATGTCCCTGTTTTGATCATAGGCGATTATCGTTTGACAGGGGCAAGAAATCCAGAATTACCTGGAAGGAGTTAAGCGATGCGTGCTGGATACTGGCCACACGTATAGACCAGTTTGCCATTGTTATGAGGAAACACTTGATTATTGGTAATGGCAATGAGTTTCTCAAGGAACTGCACGATGACATGTGTTGTTTCAGCAAACAAGCAATAGTGGGTCTCGCCAATGTAGGCATACATCAAGTTGACAACTTATATTGCAACATCAGTAAAGCAGATAACTTGGTAAATCTTGCTCCACGAGGATTTTGCATAGATAATAACTCCAGTATTGCTTTACTTAATACCTTTGCCTTGAAGATGTGGTATATAATTGCAGTCCAGATATGGAAGCCACCTTGGCACTTACCGGATTGGAAGTATTCATGCTGGGAATTAATTTCTTTGCACAAGCCGAGCTTATCAAGATTATGGAAGCCATCTTGGCTAGCCGTTGCAGAATCTAATGATGTTTCCGTGATGAATTCTGGCAATCAACTTGAGGACAAGTTTCATTTCAAAGGGCTGGGAATATTAAAATGCGACTCTATTTTTTGGGTAGATATATTTAGGAATCAATTTAGTCTTATAATCCAACTTGAAGACAAGTTGTGTCTCAAGGGGTTGGGGATGTTGCGACACCAATACCAAttagttattttaggaattagAATATGTTCCCTTATTTGTTATTAG